A region from the Brevibacterium paucivorans genome encodes:
- a CDS encoding MarR family transcriptional regulator, whose protein sequence is MTHFDPLEEAKRKWIDDGNSEYADGMSFVTSIMRSHQIMLGRVEAVLRPMNLTFARYELLTLLRFTKTGKLPTSKVSQRLQVHPTSTTNAVDRLEKAGLVTREAHPNDKRMTLVCLTEQGRTLSERATVALNEQVFASPGLNTKDLTRVLELLAKHRKSQADLL, encoded by the coding sequence GTGACGCACTTTGACCCGCTTGAAGAAGCTAAACGCAAATGGATCGACGACGGGAACAGTGAATACGCCGACGGCATGTCATTTGTCACGTCGATCATGCGTTCGCACCAAATCATGTTGGGGCGTGTTGAAGCAGTTTTGCGCCCCATGAATCTCACGTTCGCTCGTTACGAACTCCTCACACTTCTTCGCTTCACAAAGACCGGCAAACTTCCCACCTCGAAAGTCTCCCAACGACTGCAAGTCCACCCCACAAGCACCACCAACGCGGTCGACCGCCTCGAAAAAGCCGGACTCGTCACGCGTGAGGCTCACCCCAACGACAAGCGCATGACACTCGTCTGCCTCACAGAGCAAGGTCGCACACTGTCTGAACGCGCGACCGTGGCTCTCAACGAACAGGTGTTCGCCTCACCGGGCCTCAACACCAAGGACCTCACGCGAGTCCTTGAGCTACTCGCCAAACACAGAAAAAGCCAAGCAGATTTACTTTGA
- a CDS encoding MBL fold metallo-hydrolase, translating to MTDFSITAVGISGSYPGPASSASCYVVSARDGERTTNIVLDLGSGALGPLQTVLNHTQIDAVFLSHLHPDHCLDVTGLYVLRTYDPKFFFEESPLPQLPVYGPAGSEARLQSAHHTPAGLAAGTGKGADDSTLDSAFEFKDLTPGSRHTVGPLTVVSHLVDHPVETYALRIEHANGTVLTYSGDSDACDGLVDAARDADLFVCEAAFEEGRDNVRGIHLTGKRAGEVARTAGVKRLMLTHIPPWTSEDKVRTEATESFGHTPELASPLTTYTVP from the coding sequence TTGACTGACTTTTCGATCACAGCGGTGGGGATCTCCGGTTCGTACCCCGGACCGGCGTCCTCAGCCAGTTGTTATGTGGTGAGCGCACGCGACGGTGAAAGAACCACCAACATCGTGCTAGACCTGGGCTCTGGAGCTTTGGGACCGCTTCAAACGGTTCTCAACCACACCCAGATCGACGCGGTGTTCCTCTCACACCTTCACCCCGATCATTGCCTCGACGTCACCGGGCTGTACGTGTTACGTACGTACGATCCCAAATTTTTCTTCGAGGAGTCGCCCCTCCCTCAACTTCCCGTTTACGGGCCTGCTGGAAGCGAAGCCCGGTTGCAATCCGCGCACCACACGCCAGCCGGACTGGCCGCTGGGACCGGAAAAGGTGCGGATGACTCAACACTTGATTCGGCGTTCGAGTTTAAGGACCTCACCCCCGGCTCACGGCACACAGTTGGGCCACTGACCGTGGTTTCGCACTTGGTGGATCACCCGGTGGAAACATATGCACTGCGGATCGAGCACGCCAATGGTACGGTGCTCACGTATTCGGGCGACTCGGACGCCTGCGACGGACTTGTCGACGCTGCCCGTGACGCAGATTTGTTTGTGTGCGAGGCTGCATTCGAAGAAGGACGCGACAACGTTCGTGGCATTCACCTCACGGGTAAACGTGCAGGTGAGGTGGCGCGAACCGCCGGTGTTAAACGTCTTATGCTCACTCACATACCGCCGTGGACCAGTGAGGACAAGGTGCGCACAGAAGCCACGGAGAGCTTCGGGCACACCCCCGAACTCGCATCACCACTGACCACATACACGGTTCCCTGA
- a CDS encoding DUF2017 domain-containing protein: MKITPGIRSTAIIELEPVERRVLSGLFSDAAELLDDGAETEADELAKLVGMSSGKRPTDPAVLRLLPDVDAEDADRAAEFRRLTERDIRESKLANLRTALFTLSRSGRTELTEEQARSWATALGDVRLILATRLGIATDADLEHLLETIDEQPESTVMTVHVYELLTWAQDRITSILLETLPDLGEDDEDGDNDLGNEGPQH, from the coding sequence ATGAAGATTACGCCCGGTATTCGCTCAACGGCAATCATTGAGCTCGAACCAGTTGAACGCAGGGTTTTAAGCGGACTGTTTTCCGATGCCGCAGAACTACTCGACGATGGCGCCGAAACTGAGGCTGATGAGCTGGCAAAGCTCGTAGGAATGAGCTCCGGAAAACGACCCACCGACCCAGCGGTGCTCCGTCTACTTCCTGATGTGGACGCTGAGGATGCTGATCGTGCAGCAGAATTCAGGCGACTGACCGAACGTGACATTCGCGAATCGAAACTCGCGAACCTCCGAACTGCACTTTTCACTCTGTCACGCTCCGGCCGTACGGAGCTCACCGAAGAGCAAGCGCGCTCATGGGCCACTGCTCTGGGGGACGTGCGCCTGATCCTAGCGACCAGGCTGGGAATCGCAACCGACGCTGACCTGGAACACCTACTGGAAACGATTGACGAACAGCCTGAAAGCACGGTCATGACTGTGCATGTTTATGAACTTCTTACCTGGGCACAGGACCGCATTACCTCTATTCTGTTGGAAACTCTCCCCGACCTCGGCGAAGACGACGAGGACGGGGACAACGACCTCGGGAACGAAGGGCCACAACATTGA
- a CDS encoding DUF3039 domain-containing protein, which produces MTETYPSTGGTATLDRELQEQLTEPGDHERFSHYAPKAKIMESMVTGTPLVALCGKVWVPSRDPQRFPVCPLCKEIYESMPEGQEPDDE; this is translated from the coding sequence ATGACTGAAACCTATCCGAGTACCGGTGGCACGGCAACACTCGACCGCGAGCTACAAGAACAGCTGACTGAACCCGGTGATCACGAGCGGTTTTCACACTACGCGCCCAAAGCGAAAATCATGGAATCCATGGTAACCGGCACGCCACTGGTAGCCCTCTGTGGCAAAGTCTGGGTCCCCAGCCGCGACCCTCAGCGTTTCCCGGTTTGCCCTCTGTGCAAAGAAATCTACGAATCCATGCCAGAAGGTCAGGAGCCTGACGACGAGTGA
- the adhP gene encoding alcohol dehydrogenase AdhP, with amino-acid sequence MSDTMNAAVVNEFGKDLEVKEVDVPKPGPYQALVKNISTGVCHTDLHAAHGDWPVKPQPPFIPGHEGVGKVVAVGDYVTRVKEGDLVGNAWLWSACGECEYCETGWETLCEKQENGGYSVDGSFGEYMLVDSRYCALIPEGADPYEIAPVLCAGVTVYKGLKETEVKPGEWVVISGVGGLGHIAVQYAVAMGMRVVAVDIADDKLQLAKKHGAEVVINAFANDPVPEVQEAVGGSHGVLVTAVHPDAFGQAIGMTRRGGTIVFNGLPPGEFPAPIFDIVLKGLTIRGSIVGTRRDMEEALDFYARGLIHPTFTKRPLGDINAVFDEMVHGKIDGRVVVEY; translated from the coding sequence ATGTCCGACACAATGAATGCAGCTGTCGTCAATGAATTTGGAAAAGACCTCGAAGTCAAAGAAGTAGATGTTCCCAAACCCGGGCCATACCAGGCGCTTGTGAAGAACATTTCGACTGGCGTGTGCCACACCGACCTGCACGCAGCTCACGGTGACTGGCCGGTCAAGCCCCAGCCTCCGTTTATCCCTGGGCACGAAGGCGTTGGAAAGGTTGTTGCGGTAGGTGACTATGTCACTCGCGTTAAAGAAGGCGATCTCGTTGGTAACGCGTGGTTGTGGAGCGCATGCGGTGAGTGCGAATACTGCGAAACCGGCTGGGAAACGCTATGTGAGAAACAAGAAAACGGTGGATATTCGGTAGACGGATCGTTTGGCGAGTACATGCTGGTCGACAGCCGGTACTGTGCACTCATCCCAGAGGGTGCTGACCCATATGAAATCGCGCCGGTGCTGTGCGCAGGTGTCACGGTGTACAAGGGTCTGAAAGAAACCGAGGTGAAGCCCGGTGAATGGGTCGTTATTTCTGGTGTAGGTGGTCTGGGGCACATTGCAGTCCAGTACGCGGTTGCCATGGGAATGCGCGTTGTTGCCGTGGATATTGCAGATGACAAGCTCCAGCTTGCTAAGAAGCACGGCGCCGAGGTGGTTATCAACGCATTCGCGAACGACCCCGTCCCGGAGGTCCAGGAAGCCGTTGGCGGTAGTCACGGTGTTCTGGTGACAGCCGTGCACCCAGATGCGTTTGGGCAAGCGATTGGAATGACGCGTCGCGGTGGCACCATTGTGTTCAACGGTCTGCCACCAGGGGAGTTCCCTGCACCGATCTTCGACATTGTGCTTAAGGGACTGACGATTCGTGGTTCGATTGTGGGAACCCGCCGCGACATGGAAGAAGCTTTGGACTTCTACGCGCGTGGTCTCATCCACCCCACGTTTACTAAGCGTCCTTTGGGCGACATTAACGCGGTGTTTGATGAGATGGTCCACGGCAAGATCGACGGTCGTGTGGTTGTCGAATACTGA
- a CDS encoding DEAD/DEAH box helicase family protein — translation MNTGRVPGTSAAEHLSPAFPERAAWGTAGKLRAWQAEALEQYFRNEPRDFLAVATPGAGKTTFALRLASELLAQRKVDRVTVVAPTEHLKVQWAAAAGRVGIKLDPNFKNSQGRSAPGFHGVAVTYAQVAAKPVLHQNRTEKYRTLVILDEIHHAGDALSWGDAVRDAFEPARRRLALTGTPFRSDTSAIPFVTYVPDDEGIRTSQADYSYGYSRALGDGVVRPVIFMTYSGNMRWRTKAGDEMEAILGADATKDVHAQAWRTALNPTGEWIPAVLRAADRRLTEVRRTVPDAGGLVIATDQQVARAYAKQLKEIAGEDVTVVLSDEAGASDRIEEFQNSDRRWMVAVRMVSEGVDVPRLAVGVYATSSATPLFFAQAVGRFVRARKRGETASIFLPSVPVLLALANNLEAERDHALDVRRPDEDDDEQGLLDDQALNEANREESASGELTTGSYEALSAEASFDRVLYDGGAFGAGGEVGSEDEQDFIGLPGLLEPEQVSHLLRARQTEQSKRKGRATPVEDPDEIEHKAMKEERNKLQSLVGAWARRTGKPHGSIHIELRRVCGGPAVAQASREQIQERIKTLQRWFVGR, via the coding sequence GTGAACACTGGTAGGGTTCCAGGAACCTCTGCCGCCGAACATCTTTCTCCCGCTTTCCCCGAACGCGCCGCGTGGGGAACAGCGGGTAAATTACGTGCATGGCAGGCAGAAGCACTCGAACAGTACTTCCGCAACGAACCACGCGACTTCCTGGCAGTCGCAACCCCGGGAGCGGGAAAGACAACGTTCGCGTTGCGTTTAGCCTCTGAGCTTTTGGCACAACGCAAGGTCGACCGAGTCACCGTCGTAGCCCCTACGGAACACCTCAAGGTCCAATGGGCTGCCGCGGCTGGGCGCGTAGGTATCAAGCTCGACCCCAACTTTAAAAACTCACAAGGCCGTTCAGCCCCCGGCTTCCACGGCGTTGCAGTCACGTATGCGCAAGTGGCAGCGAAACCGGTGCTCCACCAAAACCGCACGGAAAAGTACCGCACGTTGGTCATCCTCGACGAGATTCACCACGCCGGTGACGCGCTTTCCTGGGGTGACGCCGTACGAGACGCTTTCGAACCCGCCCGCCGACGACTCGCCCTGACGGGAACGCCTTTCCGGTCGGACACCTCGGCGATCCCATTTGTCACCTACGTCCCCGACGACGAAGGCATCCGCACATCCCAAGCCGACTACTCATACGGGTACTCGCGGGCGCTTGGCGACGGCGTGGTGCGCCCCGTTATTTTCATGACCTACTCCGGCAACATGCGTTGGCGCACAAAAGCCGGAGACGAAATGGAAGCCATCCTGGGCGCAGACGCAACAAAAGACGTCCATGCACAAGCCTGGCGCACCGCACTGAACCCCACAGGCGAATGGATTCCCGCGGTTCTCAGGGCAGCCGACCGCAGGCTTACCGAAGTACGGCGCACCGTGCCGGACGCCGGGGGATTGGTGATCGCAACCGATCAGCAAGTGGCGCGCGCGTATGCCAAACAGCTTAAGGAAATAGCGGGCGAAGACGTGACCGTGGTGCTTTCGGACGAGGCGGGAGCCAGCGACCGTATCGAGGAATTCCAAAACTCCGACCGTCGCTGGATGGTTGCGGTTCGTATGGTGTCTGAAGGTGTGGACGTGCCCAGGCTCGCTGTGGGTGTGTACGCGACGTCATCAGCTACTCCGTTGTTCTTCGCGCAGGCCGTAGGGCGTTTTGTGCGCGCACGTAAACGCGGGGAAACCGCCTCGATCTTCTTGCCCAGCGTGCCCGTTCTTTTAGCCCTTGCCAATAACCTGGAAGCTGAACGCGACCACGCGCTTGACGTCCGACGGCCCGACGAAGACGACGATGAGCAAGGACTTCTAGACGATCAGGCTCTCAACGAGGCGAACCGTGAGGAATCCGCGTCTGGGGAACTGACGACAGGATCCTACGAAGCGCTCTCGGCGGAGGCGTCCTTTGACCGCGTGCTCTATGACGGTGGTGCGTTTGGAGCCGGGGGAGAAGTGGGCTCGGAAGACGAACAGGACTTCATTGGCCTGCCCGGGCTCCTGGAACCAGAGCAAGTGTCCCACCTGTTGCGTGCTCGCCAAACAGAACAGTCCAAACGCAAAGGACGAGCCACACCCGTTGAGGACCCGGACGAGATCGAGCACAAAGCGATGAAAGAGGAACGCAACAAACTGCAGTCGCTAGTGGGGGCGTGGGCCAGGCGCACAGGAAAACCGCACGGCTCCATCCACATCGAGCTCCGACGCGTGTGCGGTGGCCCCGCCGTGGCACAAGCATCACGCGAACAGATTCAAGAACGGATCAAAACCCTGCAACGATGGTTTGTGGGTCGCTGA
- the clpS gene encoding ATP-dependent Clp protease adapter ClpS yields MSTLAEPEVDEVVATDSPWVTIVFSDPVNLMSYVTYVFRSYFGYSPAKAKKLMMEVHNEGKSVVATGTREQMERDTAAMHGFGLWATCKKADA; encoded by the coding sequence ATGAGCACCCTAGCCGAACCAGAGGTCGACGAAGTCGTTGCGACGGACTCGCCCTGGGTGACCATCGTGTTCAGTGACCCGGTTAACCTCATGTCGTATGTGACGTATGTATTCCGCAGCTATTTTGGGTATTCGCCAGCGAAAGCAAAGAAGCTCATGATGGAGGTCCACAACGAAGGGAAGTCGGTTGTAGCAACCGGCACCCGTGAACAGATGGAACGTGACACGGCGGCGATGCACGGTTTTGGGTTGTGGGCCACGTGCAAAAAGGCGGACGCATGA
- a CDS encoding SOS response-associated peptidase, with protein MASDPVDVGRELGVEHERYAFSPRYNVPPGSALPIVLDSVGDTGEIVRRLEAAGWGLVPGWAKDLKIGFRAFNARSETVAEKPMFRSAFVRRRCVIPVNGYYEWAVEAGEKTPWLMHGDGWLFLAGLYEFVKCEALGVPESDPRVADGWYVSTTILTMPSHGHLESVHDRMPVVLDRSGLDRWCELTETKADALGVLDSVLRDVDVDRVERYRVSKAVGNVRNDGPELVEPVES; from the coding sequence ATGGCTTCAGACCCAGTTGATGTCGGTCGTGAACTCGGAGTTGAGCACGAAAGGTATGCGTTCTCTCCGCGCTATAACGTGCCGCCCGGGTCTGCGTTGCCTATCGTCTTAGACTCGGTGGGAGATACAGGCGAAATTGTCAGACGGCTGGAGGCCGCCGGGTGGGGACTGGTCCCCGGGTGGGCAAAGGATCTGAAAATTGGGTTCCGTGCATTTAATGCCCGTAGTGAAACTGTCGCAGAAAAGCCCATGTTTCGTTCTGCCTTTGTGCGTCGCCGTTGCGTAATACCTGTGAATGGATATTACGAATGGGCTGTTGAAGCCGGGGAAAAGACTCCGTGGCTTATGCACGGTGACGGTTGGTTGTTTTTGGCTGGGCTCTATGAGTTTGTCAAATGCGAGGCGTTGGGCGTTCCCGAATCCGATCCACGTGTCGCTGACGGCTGGTACGTTTCCACCACGATATTGACGATGCCCTCGCATGGGCACTTGGAATCTGTGCATGACCGTATGCCTGTTGTTCTGGATCGTTCGGGTCTTGACCGGTGGTGCGAACTCACGGAAACGAAAGCGGATGCCTTGGGCGTTCTTGACTCCGTGCTGCGTGACGTTGATGTGGATCGAGTGGAGCGGTACCGCGTTTCGAAAGCCGTGGGTAACGTGCGTAATGACGGACCAGAACTTGTAGAACCTGTGGAGAGTTAG
- a CDS encoding flavin reductase family protein, with translation MPPILSSDFIDDYRRLSDSIASGVAVVTVGGGSKFTGVTVDSFLDVSWDPPTMLVSILSLSRVMDVMECAQMFTLSVLNADQEDIATWLGASGQPNYGLLNDIPTVDGECGPAHIAQACAFFEVEVTDRHTVATHTLFSGPVVAQGGNPDTQPLVRRNRIYGTFG, from the coding sequence ATGCCCCCTATTCTATCCAGTGACTTCATTGACGACTACCGCAGGTTGAGTGATTCGATCGCTTCTGGCGTGGCAGTGGTCACTGTTGGTGGAGGCTCGAAGTTCACCGGGGTCACTGTTGACTCTTTTCTTGACGTGTCGTGGGATCCGCCCACCATGTTGGTGTCGATTCTTTCTTTGTCCCGAGTCATGGATGTGATGGAGTGTGCGCAGATGTTTACGCTCAGCGTGCTCAACGCTGACCAAGAAGATATCGCTACATGGTTGGGCGCTTCAGGGCAACCGAATTACGGTTTGCTCAATGATATCCCCACTGTGGATGGTGAGTGCGGGCCTGCCCATATTGCTCAGGCGTGTGCATTCTTTGAGGTCGAGGTGACCGACCGTCACACTGTCGCAACGCACACGTTGTTCTCTGGTCCGGTAGTCGCACAGGGTGGCAACCCGGATACTCAGCCCTTAGTGCGAAGGAACCGGATCTACGGAACCTTTGGGTGA
- a CDS encoding nicotinate phosphoribosyltransferase, with product MSDLTRQSTALLTDQYELTMVQAALESGRADRTCLFEVFGRRLPPGRRYGVVAGTGRFLEALENFTFGPDELAFLKSANISDATTLDWLENYEFTGNIRGYAEGDMYFPHSPILTVEAPFAQAVVLETLLLSVLNYDTAVASAASRMSRAAGNRPCADMGSRRTQEYAAVGAARAAVIAGFASTSNLEAGRRYGLRTIGTAAHAFTLLHNTEREAFDAQVKALGKDTVLLLDTYDVDEALKTAIEVAGTELGGVRIDSGDLGIQATEVRDKLDALGATNTKITVTSDLDEYAIAALRATPTDSYGVGTRLVTGSGSPTANLVYKLVARSDNGEDWVSVEKKSAGKGSHGGFKQAVRALEGGVATEEAIGVPTLPEDVSSGRPLTVDLVVDGQIVDGYTGPEGVERARDHYHDCIRELPRTAHRLQDGEPAIPTVYYNA from the coding sequence ATGAGTGATCTCACACGCCAGTCCACAGCGCTTCTGACCGACCAGTACGAACTCACCATGGTCCAGGCGGCTTTAGAATCCGGTCGAGCAGACCGCACCTGTCTCTTCGAAGTTTTTGGCCGCAGGCTCCCTCCCGGCCGACGTTACGGCGTGGTCGCTGGAACTGGGCGTTTCTTAGAAGCACTCGAAAATTTCACATTTGGCCCTGATGAACTCGCGTTCCTCAAGTCCGCGAACATTTCGGACGCCACCACGTTGGACTGGCTGGAAAACTACGAGTTCACCGGAAACATTCGGGGGTACGCAGAAGGGGACATGTACTTCCCTCACTCCCCCATCCTCACGGTTGAAGCGCCCTTTGCGCAGGCAGTAGTCCTCGAAACACTTCTCCTGTCGGTCCTGAACTACGACACCGCCGTTGCATCGGCAGCGTCCCGCATGTCACGGGCGGCAGGAAACCGTCCATGTGCCGACATGGGTTCACGACGCACTCAGGAATACGCCGCAGTTGGTGCGGCCCGCGCAGCCGTGATCGCTGGGTTCGCCTCCACATCGAACCTTGAAGCAGGAAGGCGCTACGGGCTCCGCACCATTGGAACCGCTGCACACGCGTTTACTCTTCTGCACAACACCGAACGCGAAGCATTCGACGCTCAAGTTAAAGCACTAGGCAAAGACACTGTCCTGCTGTTAGACACGTACGACGTGGACGAAGCACTCAAAACGGCGATCGAAGTCGCCGGAACAGAACTGGGCGGGGTGCGCATCGACTCCGGTGACTTGGGCATCCAAGCGACAGAAGTCCGCGACAAGCTCGACGCACTCGGTGCCACTAACACCAAAATTACAGTCACCTCGGACTTGGACGAATACGCGATAGCCGCCCTGCGAGCCACACCCACGGACTCCTACGGTGTGGGCACCCGCCTTGTCACAGGATCCGGCTCCCCCACAGCTAACTTGGTGTACAAACTGGTGGCGCGTTCTGACAACGGTGAGGACTGGGTGTCGGTTGAAAAGAAATCGGCCGGCAAGGGTTCACACGGTGGCTTCAAACAAGCAGTGCGCGCACTTGAAGGTGGCGTGGCAACCGAGGAAGCGATCGGAGTTCCCACGCTTCCGGAGGACGTTTCCAGCGGACGTCCTCTCACGGTTGACCTGGTCGTCGACGGTCAGATCGTCGACGGATACACCGGCCCTGAAGGCGTTGAACGGGCGCGCGATCACTACCACGACTGCATTCGCGAACTGCCCCGCACTGCTCACCGTTTGCAAGACGGTGAACCTGCGATTCCTACCGTGTACTACAACGCATAA
- a CDS encoding acyl-CoA dehydrogenase family protein translates to MAHSAAALTFGLTDDQREIANMARTFADEMIAPHALEWDENHHFPVDVIKQTGELGMASIYVSEESGGSGLGRMDAALIFEALSTACPAVAAYISIHNMVAWVLDKFANDDQKERWLTPLTNFDKLSSYCLTEPGAGSDAAALATSARLDGDHYVLNGVKQFISGAGSSDSYLVMARTGDAGAKGISAFMIDKDTPGLSFGANEKKMGWRAQPTRQVMLDNVRVPVEDRIGDEGTGFKIAMAGLDGGRLNIGACALGGAQSALEKAVTYMGERQAFGSEINQFQALRFEVAGMQADLEAARSLLWRAASAYDANDPNTTLLSAMAKLKSTDISFDVANRALQIFGGYGYLAEYGVEKLVRDLRVHQILEGTNEIMRVIISRKSTGVA, encoded by the coding sequence ATGGCGCATTCAGCCGCTGCACTCACTTTTGGACTGACAGACGATCAACGCGAAATCGCAAACATGGCGCGTACGTTCGCCGATGAAATGATCGCTCCCCACGCACTCGAGTGGGACGAAAACCACCACTTCCCCGTCGACGTCATCAAGCAGACGGGCGAACTTGGAATGGCGTCAATTTACGTTTCAGAAGAATCCGGCGGTTCAGGACTGGGCCGTATGGACGCCGCCCTCATCTTCGAAGCTCTTTCAACAGCATGCCCCGCGGTTGCTGCCTACATTTCCATCCACAACATGGTCGCTTGGGTTCTCGACAAGTTCGCCAACGACGACCAAAAAGAACGCTGGCTAACGCCTCTCACCAACTTCGACAAGCTCTCCAGCTACTGCCTGACAGAACCAGGTGCCGGCTCCGACGCGGCAGCCCTTGCCACCTCGGCGCGCCTGGACGGCGACCACTACGTCCTCAACGGTGTCAAGCAATTCATCTCCGGGGCAGGTTCCTCTGATTCCTACCTCGTCATGGCACGCACAGGCGACGCCGGCGCAAAGGGCATCTCCGCATTCATGATCGACAAAGACACCCCAGGGCTGTCCTTTGGCGCGAACGAAAAGAAAATGGGCTGGCGCGCACAACCCACCCGCCAGGTCATGCTCGACAACGTGCGCGTACCCGTCGAAGACCGCATTGGCGACGAAGGCACTGGCTTCAAGATCGCCATGGCAGGACTCGACGGAGGACGCCTCAACATTGGAGCGTGTGCACTTGGTGGAGCACAGTCCGCACTCGAAAAAGCCGTCACCTACATGGGCGAACGCCAGGCTTTCGGCTCCGAAATCAACCAATTCCAAGCACTGCGCTTTGAAGTAGCCGGAATGCAGGCCGACCTCGAAGCCGCACGCTCCCTCCTGTGGCGGGCCGCCTCGGCGTATGACGCCAACGACCCCAACACCACCCTGCTGTCAGCCATGGCGAAACTGAAGTCCACTGACATCAGCTTTGACGTAGCAAACCGTGCCCTGCAGATCTTCGGCGGATACGGATATCTGGCAGAGTATGGAGTAGAGAAGCTGGTTCGCGACCTGCGCGTACACCAGATTCTTGAAGGAACGAACGAAATCATGCGCGTCATCATCTCGCGCAAGAGCACAGGAGTTGCGTAA
- the rph gene encoding ribonuclease PH: MTPTNPYQPKEKTVRFDGRQANELREVKITRGWLDHAEGSVLVEFGRTRVLCAASLTEGVPRWMKGEGRGWATAEYAMLPRATHTRSSRESVKGKIGGRTHEISRLIGRSLRAVLDLSKLGENTLQVDCDVLQADGGTRTAAITGAYVALVDAVAKGKELGWIPKNAEVLKDSVAAISVGIVDGKPVLDLPYEEDSTAETDMNVVMTGSGAFVEVQGTAEGAPFDRAELGSLLDLAEHGCAELARIQASALAQDLVSGSDQ, from the coding sequence ATGACACCAACCAACCCATACCAACCCAAGGAGAAAACAGTGCGATTTGACGGACGCCAAGCCAATGAACTGCGTGAGGTAAAGATTACGCGCGGATGGCTCGACCACGCGGAAGGGTCCGTGCTCGTGGAGTTTGGGCGCACGCGCGTGCTGTGCGCGGCTTCGCTGACTGAAGGTGTTCCTCGGTGGATGAAGGGTGAAGGGCGCGGTTGGGCCACGGCCGAATACGCCATGCTTCCACGTGCCACCCACACCCGTAGTTCCCGCGAAAGCGTCAAGGGAAAAATTGGGGGACGGACGCACGAGATTTCTCGGTTGATCGGTCGTAGTTTGCGTGCGGTTCTTGACTTGTCGAAGCTAGGTGAAAACACGCTCCAGGTGGACTGTGACGTGCTCCAGGCCGACGGTGGCACGCGCACGGCAGCGATTACGGGTGCGTATGTTGCACTCGTCGACGCGGTTGCGAAAGGCAAGGAACTGGGATGGATTCCTAAGAACGCCGAGGTGTTAAAGGACTCCGTGGCCGCGATCAGTGTGGGAATTGTGGATGGGAAGCCCGTGCTTGACCTGCCGTATGAAGAGGATTCGACCGCCGAAACCGACATGAACGTGGTCATGACTGGCTCGGGCGCGTTCGTGGAGGTGCAGGGAACCGCAGAAGGTGCCCCGTTCGACCGTGCTGAACTGGGGTCGTTGTTGGATTTGGCGGAGCACGGGTGTGCGGAGCTCGCCCGGATTCAGGCCAGTGCTCTGGCACAAGACCTGGTGAGCGGTTCAGATCAGTAA